DNA sequence from the Methanosarcinales archaeon genome:
GGAGCACGCATTCTATTGGGCTCCATCACCAGAGCATTGGCTCTCAGGGACAAAGGAACGAATGTGTTGCTCACTCATGCAACCAGGCATTATGTCAGGACTTATGTTGAAATTGTATATGGAGTCAAGGCCGCTGATGAAGCAATGGAAGGACTGGGATTTATTAACCACTGTTTCAATTGCGCGTTCCGGGCATGGGAGCATGGCCTGGTGCCACAATTGGAGTCTGATTGCCCGATCTGCCATAAAACTTTGAAATTTGCAGGGCCCTTGTGGCTTGGTAATATTCAGGAACAGGATTTTTGTCAGGTCGTGCTGGATGAATTGGAAAACAGAAAACAGGGCAAGTGGGTACAAGCATCAAAGATAGTATCATTTTGCCGTGACGAGATCAATATACCTACCTATTATGACCAGCACTGGCTATCTAAAAAACTTAAAATATCTCCTGGACCTATTGACGATTTGATCCAGGCTTTGAAAACCGCAGGTTTTAAAGCATCTAGGACGCATTTTACAGGAACAGGTTTCAAGACCGATGCAGGATTTGAAAAAATAAATGAAATTCTAATAAATGTTGATCAAAAAATCTTAAGATGAAAATTTATCTATAATCATCGCATAGAGGTCATCAATCCATGAGTAATACATTTAAATTATTATTTAACAGGTTCGCTGGACCAAAACCCAAAATATCAAAAAGTCCATATGTCAGACTAATTGATCTGAAGTCAAAACCATATTTTATAGTAGCTTCAGTGGAAGTGGGAAATACAACGACCAA
Encoded proteins:
- a CDS encoding tRNA (guanine(10)-N(2))-dimethyltransferase; amino-acid sequence: MKTKIISEGDIQIKVPLPDDLSKFTPSSAAVFYNPDMELNRDITVASISGFIKQKEADLNKLSYVDVMAATGIRGIRIASEVGLRCHLNDWNENAYQLIKENIEFNGSEDVCTTSHQNANTLLHQKPYDIVDVDPFGSPAPFLDSAARSVRSLLCITATDTAPLCGAHLKSGIRKYSALPLNTEYHREMGARILLGSITRALALRDKGTNVLLTHATRHYVRTYVEIVYGVKAADEAMEGLGFINHCFNCAFRAWEHGLVPQLESDCPICHKTLKFAGPLWLGNIQEQDFCQVVLDELENRKQGKWVQASKIVSFCRDEINIPTYYDQHWLSKKLKISPGPIDDLIQALKTAGFKASRTHFTGTGFKTDAGFEKINEILINVDQKILR